A region from the Dehalococcoides mccartyi CG5 genome encodes:
- a CDS encoding class I SAM-dependent methyltransferase has translation MLEINYSTAIDPFLRNIRSFIPDFGGIKPGERVLDVCSGSGAQVGEYRKRGILGFGLDLSPDMLSLSRRLYDPALPSDSYFTEADARHLPFADASFDYTSTTLALHDKPAQTCLEILAEMKRVVKPEGYILIADYTCPLPASFPGWIIRTIERLAGGEHYRNFRHYLKHGGVPALFEELGIKPEGTQTTSYGLITVTKAKVS, from the coding sequence ATGCTGGAAATAAACTACTCAACTGCTATAGACCCTTTTCTGCGGAATATCAGAAGTTTTATACCAGATTTCGGCGGAATAAAACCGGGTGAACGGGTACTGGACGTCTGTTCAGGTTCAGGGGCTCAAGTAGGCGAATACCGCAAACGGGGTATTCTGGGTTTCGGGCTGGACCTCAGCCCGGATATGCTCAGCCTCTCCCGCCGCCTGTATGACCCCGCCTTACCTTCGGACAGTTATTTTACCGAAGCAGATGCCCGCCATCTGCCATTTGCAGATGCCAGTTTTGACTATACCTCTACCACTCTGGCACTCCATGACAAACCCGCCCAAACCTGTCTGGAGATACTGGCGGAAATGAAACGGGTGGTCAAACCGGAAGGTTATATCCTTATAGCAGACTACACCTGCCCCCTGCCTGCCAGTTTTCCCGGCTGGATAATAAGAACCATAGAACGCCTAGCCGGCGGTGAACACTACCGTAATTTCCGCCATTACCTGAAACATGGCGGCGTACCCGCCCTGTTTGAAGAACTTGGCATCAAGCCTGAGGGCACCCAAACCACCAGTTACGGCCTGATAACTGTTACTAAAGCTAAAGTAAGTTGA
- a CDS encoding C-GCAxxG-C-C family protein produces the protein MSDIAVSAQILHEKGFNCAQSLLAAFAPSLGIETGTALKLASAFGGGMAARGDTCGVISGGLMVIGLKFGQASVEDKAAREKCNRLGREFLKQFEAEFGATACRDLIKCNIGTPEGAKLVKEKGLREGLCSKLVYRGAEILSALIEQI, from the coding sequence ATGAGTGATATAGCCGTTTCAGCCCAAATCCTTCATGAGAAGGGTTTCAACTGTGCCCAGTCTTTGCTTGCGGCCTTTGCCCCATCTCTGGGTATTGAAACCGGGACAGCCCTTAAACTGGCTTCAGCTTTTGGCGGAGGCATGGCGGCGCGGGGTGACACTTGCGGGGTAATCAGCGGCGGGTTGATGGTGATAGGTTTGAAATTCGGGCAGGCTTCGGTTGAAGATAAAGCGGCCAGAGAAAAGTGTAACCGCCTTGGCCGCGAGTTTCTAAAGCAGTTTGAAGCTGAATTCGGGGCTACGGCCTGCCGTGACCTAATCAAATGCAATATAGGCACTCCGGAGGGGGCTAAACTGGTAAAAGAAAAAGGTCTCCGGGAAGGCCTTTGTTCAAAACTGGTTTACCGCGGGGCGGAGATACTTTCCGCCCTTATAGAGCAGATTTAG
- the ychF gene encoding redox-regulated ATPase YchF, producing the protein MAVTIGIIGLAKSGRTTIFNAATRSNAATGSYSQSSSANVGIVKVPDARLSPLEEMFHPKKLTPAEIKYFDVGASLKGGTKDSSFSGELLTQLQNVDALLNVIRAFEDTAIPLPAGGINAERDLTTMNAELIFSDLTIIEKRLNRIGSQMKSAKPPERAALEREKELMARIKEAMEKDIPVRDMEVDEEEAKILSGYQFLSNKPVLMVINIGEDDLPKAAEMEAELNTRYGGKNYRVIVMCGKLEAELINMDEAEATEFRSSYGLKETGLDRTIRASYDLLDLISFFTVGPDEVRAWTITRGTISQKAAGKIHSDIERGYIRAEIVHVGDLLTAGSLAEVRKRGQLRLEGKTYIVQDGDTANFLFNV; encoded by the coding sequence ATGGCAGTAACAATAGGTATAATAGGTCTGGCTAAAAGCGGACGCACCACCATTTTCAACGCCGCTACCCGCAGTAACGCCGCCACCGGCTCTTATTCACAGAGTAGTTCGGCCAACGTAGGCATTGTAAAGGTGCCTGATGCCCGTTTGAGTCCCCTGGAAGAAATGTTCCACCCCAAGAAACTCACCCCGGCCGAAATAAAATATTTTGACGTGGGGGCATCTCTCAAAGGCGGCACTAAAGACAGCTCTTTTTCAGGTGAACTTTTGACCCAACTGCAAAACGTAGATGCCCTGCTTAATGTTATCCGGGCATTTGAAGATACCGCCATCCCTCTGCCTGCCGGCGGCATCAACGCCGAACGTGACCTGACCACCATGAATGCCGAGCTTATTTTTTCAGACCTGACTATTATTGAAAAAAGGCTTAACCGCATCGGCAGCCAGATGAAGAGTGCCAAACCCCCGGAGAGAGCCGCTCTGGAACGTGAAAAAGAACTCATGGCCCGAATCAAAGAAGCCATGGAGAAAGATATTCCCGTCCGTGATATGGAAGTGGATGAGGAAGAGGCCAAAATACTGTCCGGTTACCAGTTTCTGAGCAACAAACCGGTGCTTATGGTTATAAACATCGGCGAAGATGACCTGCCCAAGGCCGCCGAGATGGAAGCCGAACTCAATACCCGCTACGGCGGCAAAAACTACAGGGTGATTGTAATGTGCGGCAAACTGGAAGCCGAACTGATAAATATGGACGAGGCTGAAGCCACCGAATTCCGCTCAAGTTACGGGCTTAAAGAAACCGGACTTGACCGCACCATAAGAGCTTCCTATGACCTTTTAGACCTTATCTCATTCTTTACCGTAGGGCCGGACGAAGTGCGGGCTTGGACTATTACCCGCGGTACTATATCCCAGAAAGCAGCCGGCAAAATCCACTCCGATATAGAACGGGGATATATACGGGCAGAGATTGTCCACGTCGGTGACCTGCTTACCGCCGGTTCACTGGCGGAAGTCAGAAAACGCGGTCAGCTGAGGCTGGAAGGCAAAACCTATATAGTACAGGACGGAGATACCGCCAACTTCCTGTTTAACGTCTAA
- a CDS encoding nuclear transport factor 2 family protein produces MKIEPEVRKEINQVLDAMKEAVEAKNIEALVGLVDSEPNILTVGPCPDNVGLGQNGFRRWMQALLDKATPVKFKLGFTTIKGNGPVVWLDTHVTYTCKNGENQKDFDFYLSGVMEKVTNEWRWSQMHLSAPSELEFPEGPPPSPEAEKPAEKPKYTTENKAPNPEQGEDAPPEWNYM; encoded by the coding sequence ATGAAAATAGAACCTGAAGTCCGCAAAGAGATTAACCAAGTGCTGGATGCAATGAAAGAAGCCGTTGAGGCCAAGAATATAGAAGCACTGGTGGGACTGGTAGACAGTGAACCGAATATACTCACCGTGGGTCCCTGCCCGGACAATGTCGGCCTCGGGCAGAACGGCTTCAGACGCTGGATGCAAGCCCTGCTGGACAAAGCTACCCCAGTAAAATTCAAGTTAGGGTTTACCACCATAAAAGGCAACGGTCCGGTTGTCTGGCTGGATACCCATGTAACCTATACCTGTAAAAATGGAGAAAACCAAAAGGATTTTGATTTTTACCTGAGCGGAGTGATGGAAAAGGTTACGAACGAGTGGCGCTGGAGCCAAATGCATTTGTCTGCTCCTTCGGAACTTGAATTTCCCGAAGGACCGCCTCCCTCACCTGAGGCTGAAAAACCGGCGGAAAAACCAAAATACACAACTGAAAATAAAGCTCCAAACCCGGAACAGGGCGAAGATGCCCCTCCCGAATGGAATTATATGTAA
- the gltA gene encoding NADPH-dependent glutamate synthase gives MAKAGLNRIDMPKQAVAKRIQNFSEVATGYTPSDAHIEAARCLQCKKRYCVEGCPVNIDIPEFILALREGDMPEAARILKKTNSLPGVCGRVCPQETQCEQACILNKKEVPIAIGRLERFVADWEREHSAEVNLPKSLKPKSGKKAAVVGAGPAGLTASAELARLGHDVTLFESLHTAGGVLMYGIPEFRLPKDIVQGEVEYVKSLGVKIELNAVAGRLFSLDDLFKQGFQAVFLATGAGLPLFLNVQGENLNGVYSANEFLTRINLMKAHSFPEYDTPVKKGKKVAVIGGGNVAMDAARCALRLGAEEVSIIYRRSEVELPARKEEVENAREEGIKFHFLTSPVRFLANEQGKVRAMDCQKMELGEPDASGRRRPIPVDGSEFEMDIDLAIIALGTRPNPLVMQSAPDLQVNPNGTVAAGISGQTSHKAVWAGGDIVTGSDTVISAMGAAKRSALVMDEYLRSL, from the coding sequence ATGGCTAAAGCAGGTCTGAATAGAATTGATATGCCCAAACAGGCGGTTGCCAAAAGGATTCAAAATTTTTCCGAAGTGGCCACCGGCTACACCCCTTCTGATGCCCATATTGAGGCTGCCCGCTGTTTGCAGTGCAAAAAGCGTTATTGCGTAGAGGGTTGTCCGGTAAATATAGATATTCCGGAATTTATTTTGGCCTTAAGGGAAGGCGATATGCCTGAAGCCGCCCGCATACTTAAAAAGACCAACAGCTTGCCGGGGGTTTGCGGAAGGGTATGCCCGCAGGAAACCCAGTGTGAACAGGCCTGCATATTAAATAAAAAAGAAGTCCCCATAGCTATTGGGCGTTTGGAACGTTTCGTGGCGGACTGGGAGCGTGAACATTCTGCCGAGGTTAATCTGCCTAAAAGCCTTAAACCCAAGAGCGGGAAAAAAGCGGCGGTGGTTGGGGCAGGGCCGGCTGGATTGACTGCATCTGCCGAACTGGCTCGTTTGGGCCATGATGTCACCTTGTTTGAGTCTCTGCATACAGCCGGCGGGGTGCTGATGTACGGCATACCCGAATTTCGCCTGCCTAAGGATATAGTGCAGGGTGAAGTGGAATACGTAAAATCACTGGGCGTTAAGATTGAACTCAATGCGGTGGCAGGGAGGCTGTTTTCGCTTGATGACCTTTTCAAGCAAGGCTTTCAGGCTGTTTTTCTGGCAACCGGAGCGGGTTTGCCTCTGTTTTTAAATGTGCAGGGTGAAAACTTGAACGGGGTATATTCAGCTAATGAGTTTCTGACTCGGATAAACCTGATGAAAGCTCACAGTTTCCCTGAATATGATACCCCGGTTAAAAAGGGCAAAAAGGTGGCGGTGATTGGAGGCGGTAATGTAGCTATGGATGCCGCCCGCTGTGCTTTGCGTTTAGGTGCCGAAGAAGTCAGTATTATTTACCGCCGTTCCGAGGTTGAACTGCCGGCCCGAAAGGAAGAAGTGGAAAATGCCCGCGAGGAGGGTATCAAATTTCATTTCCTGACAAGTCCTGTGCGTTTTCTGGCAAATGAACAGGGGAAGGTGCGGGCTATGGATTGCCAAAAGATGGAGCTCGGCGAACCTGATGCCAGCGGCCGCCGCCGTCCCATACCGGTGGATGGCAGTGAATTTGAAATGGACATAGATTTAGCTATTATTGCTCTGGGTACCCGCCCCAATCCCTTGGTTATGCAGTCTGCCCCTGATTTGCAGGTAAACCCCAACGGCACGGTGGCGGCCGGTATCAGCGGGCAAACTTCGCATAAAGCGGTTTGGGCTGGCGGGGATATAGTAACCGGCTCTGATACAGTCATAAGCGCTATGGGAGCGGCCAAACGTTCGGCGCTGGTTATGGACGAATATCTGAGGAGCCTTTAA
- a CDS encoding metallopeptidase family protein, whose amino-acid sequence MDIEQFKQLVGEAVDSLPEEFLALLDNVEILVADRPSRVQRRNLDMQAGEDLLGLYEGVPLTERHASYGMVTPDRITIFRLAILDTVKSEDDIKDEVRRVVKHEVAHHFGISDERLEEMGGPV is encoded by the coding sequence ATGGATATTGAACAGTTCAAGCAATTAGTGGGAGAGGCGGTGGACAGCCTGCCGGAGGAATTTTTAGCCCTGCTGGATAATGTGGAAATACTGGTGGCTGACCGCCCCAGCCGCGTCCAGCGCCGCAATCTGGATATGCAAGCGGGCGAAGATCTGCTGGGGCTTTACGAAGGTGTTCCCCTGACTGAACGCCATGCTTCTTATGGTATGGTTACTCCTGACCGTATAACTATATTCCGTTTGGCCATACTGGATACGGTTAAGTCTGAAGATGACATAAAAGACGAAGTCCGGCGGGTAGTCAAGCACGAAGTTGCCCACCATTTCGGCATAAGTGATGAACGGCTGGAGGAAATGGGCGGGCCTGTTTAA
- the holA gene encoding DNA polymerase III subunit delta, translating into MLYIFTGSDDFSLKERLKQIKQALGDESLASANTTLLEAKNLTAAELLNYVQTIPFLAPARLVIVNGLLERFEGAKGKTAAKDTANKNSPDEFARALDNLPPTTLAVLLDYTTAKDGDYREKEKVSVLATNPLFKIIGSRAEVKHFAPLSAQNLPGWVMQRAKQSSIQMSVPAARLLGRLAGPDLWALSTEIEKLGLYAQGRVIEEADVQAMVGYAQEVNIFSLVDAILDCKVKEAQQSLAAFTAGGGSPGFLLFMLVRQLRLMVRYTALKKRGLKEAEVFKVMGGSEYALRKTASQAVCQNMDSLKNIYTKLLETDLYIKTGRFEPELALSLLVAELCGRK; encoded by the coding sequence TTGCTGTATATTTTTACCGGCAGTGATGATTTTTCCCTGAAAGAACGCTTGAAGCAGATAAAACAGGCTTTGGGTGATGAGTCTTTGGCTTCGGCCAATACCACTCTGCTGGAAGCTAAAAACCTGACGGCTGCCGAACTTTTAAATTACGTACAGACTATTCCCTTTTTAGCTCCTGCCCGGCTGGTTATAGTGAACGGACTGCTGGAGAGGTTTGAGGGTGCAAAGGGCAAAACTGCCGCCAAGGATACCGCAAACAAAAACAGCCCTGATGAGTTTGCCCGGGCACTGGATAATCTGCCTCCGACAACTCTGGCGGTGCTTTTGGACTATACTACTGCCAAAGATGGTGACTACCGCGAAAAAGAAAAAGTGTCCGTTTTGGCAACCAACCCCCTTTTCAAAATAATAGGCAGCCGTGCCGAGGTTAAGCATTTTGCACCTCTTTCTGCCCAAAACCTGCCCGGTTGGGTAATGCAGCGTGCCAAACAATCTTCTATCCAGATGTCTGTTCCGGCTGCCCGTTTGCTGGGCCGCTTGGCGGGGCCCGATTTGTGGGCACTTTCTACCGAGATTGAAAAACTGGGATTGTATGCACAGGGGCGGGTGATAGAGGAAGCAGATGTGCAGGCTATGGTGGGCTATGCTCAGGAAGTAAATATATTCTCTCTGGTGGATGCTATACTGGACTGTAAGGTTAAAGAAGCCCAGCAGTCTCTGGCGGCTTTTACTGCTGGCGGCGGGTCACCCGGTTTTCTGCTCTTCATGCTGGTACGCCAGCTTCGGCTGATGGTGCGTTATACTGCCCTTAAAAAACGGGGATTGAAGGAAGCAGAGGTTTTCAAGGTTATGGGCGGTTCGGAATACGCCCTCAGGAAAACGGCCTCTCAGGCTGTATGCCAGAATATGGACAGCCTTAAAAATATTTACACTAAACTGCTTGAGACAGACCTCTATATAAAAACCGGCCGCTTTGAACCGGAGCTGGCCTTGAGTTTGCTGGTTGCCGAACTTTGCGGGAGAAAATAG
- a CDS encoding cation diffusion facilitator family transporter, which produces MSLISSKKTAPDNQMPVSNKLKLGILFSGIILLAEFVGGLASNSLALLSDAGHVLTDVLALSLSYFALMQAKRPSNFKMTFGYHRIGVLVAILNSISLIGIAVFIFYESFQRFQSPPEINAWLVLPVALLGLATNLAVALILHSEQKENLNIKSAFWHAAGDTLASVGVIISAVVVIYSGNYLADIIVSVIIGLIISLGGINIFRQGLRVILEASPKDINISQLAASVKNIPGVKDFHHIHIWSISPEIHALSAHVLIDDCPVSQADYIRQQIETSLREGFALNHITLQMECRVCRANDILCQLEIGRQSHSHKHH; this is translated from the coding sequence ATGTCCCTTATCTCAAGTAAAAAAACTGCCCCCGATAACCAGATGCCGGTCAGCAATAAACTGAAACTGGGAATCCTTTTTTCCGGCATCATCCTCCTGGCTGAATTCGTCGGCGGACTGGCATCTAACAGTCTGGCTCTGTTAAGTGATGCCGGGCATGTCCTGACAGATGTTTTAGCCCTTTCTCTGAGCTATTTTGCCTTAATGCAGGCCAAACGCCCTTCCAATTTTAAAATGACCTTCGGGTACCATCGGATAGGCGTTCTGGTTGCCATATTAAACTCTATAAGCCTTATCGGCATTGCAGTCTTTATTTTTTACGAATCTTTCCAGCGTTTTCAGAGTCCTCCGGAAATAAATGCCTGGCTGGTTTTACCGGTAGCCCTGCTGGGGTTGGCAACCAATCTGGCGGTTGCCCTGATACTGCACAGTGAGCAAAAAGAGAACCTTAATATCAAAAGTGCGTTCTGGCATGCCGCCGGTGATACGCTGGCTTCAGTCGGGGTTATTATAAGCGCAGTGGTGGTAATATATAGCGGCAATTATCTGGCGGACATAATAGTCAGTGTAATTATCGGCCTTATTATCAGTCTGGGAGGCATAAATATTTTCCGCCAGGGTCTGCGGGTAATACTGGAAGCCAGTCCCAAAGATATAAACATCAGCCAGTTGGCTGCTTCAGTTAAAAACATTCCGGGGGTAAAAGACTTTCACCATATACACATCTGGAGTATCAGCCCTGAAATCCACGCCCTTTCCGCCCACGTGCTGATAGACGACTGCCCGGTAAGCCAAGCTGATTATATCCGCCAGCAAATAGAAACCTCCCTCAGAGAAGGCTTTGCTCTAAATCATATCACCCTTCAGATGGAATGCCGGGTTTGCCGGGCAAACGATATTCTCTGCCAGTTGGAAATAGGCCGGCAATCTCACTCCCATAAACACCACTAA
- a CDS encoding DUF47 domain-containing protein — translation MPRISIIPREEKFFDLLEMSAKNMVITAQELDKLVNNWVNVDDQVARIADLEHEGDSIAHQIINLLHRTFVTPFDREDIALLAHTMDDVTDFIHSAADFMFIYKTGRPGERAKELAAIIVLAAKEVSLAVPHLRHKSEMKQVISHCVEINRLENLADVAFRAALGELFTDSKDMANIIKWREIFEHMETATDRCEDVANVLEGVALKNA, via the coding sequence TTGCCTAGAATCAGTATTATCCCAAGGGAGGAAAAGTTCTTTGACCTGCTTGAGATGAGTGCGAAGAACATGGTAATTACCGCCCAGGAATTAGACAAGTTAGTTAATAACTGGGTAAATGTGGATGATCAAGTAGCCCGAATTGCAGATTTGGAACATGAGGGTGATAGTATTGCCCACCAGATTATAAACCTTCTCCACCGTACCTTTGTTACCCCTTTTGACCGCGAAGACATTGCTTTGCTTGCCCACACTATGGATGATGTTACCGACTTTATTCATTCAGCTGCAGATTTTATGTTTATTTACAAAACCGGGCGGCCCGGTGAACGTGCCAAAGAACTGGCCGCCATTATTGTGCTGGCTGCCAAGGAAGTTTCGCTGGCGGTGCCCCATCTTCGGCACAAGTCTGAGATGAAACAGGTTATTTCCCATTGCGTAGAGATAAACCGTCTGGAAAATTTGGCGGACGTGGCTTTCAGAGCGGCTCTGGGTGAGCTTTTTACCGATTCGAAAGACATGGCAAACATCATCAAGTGGCGTGAGATATTTGAACATATGGAAACTGCCACTGACAGGTGCGAAGATGTGGCTAATGTTCTTGAGGGGGTTGCCCTGAAGAATGCCTGA
- a CDS encoding DUF370 domain-containing protein gives MFIELVHIGFGNILAMNRVIAISPPSSAPIKRIIQESRTKGFLIDMTNGRKTKAVIFTDSGHIVLAALAPETITGRLSISRGGAVKPELVDDKLEL, from the coding sequence ATGTTTATTGAACTTGTCCATATTGGTTTCGGCAATATTCTGGCCATGAACCGGGTTATTGCCATTTCTCCGCCCAGTTCTGCCCCCATTAAACGTATTATACAGGAAAGCCGGACTAAAGGCTTTTTGATAGACATGACCAACGGCCGCAAAACCAAAGCGGTTATATTTACTGACAGCGGGCATATCGTACTGGCGGCGCTTGCCCCTGAAACTATTACCGGACGACTTTCTATTAGCCGCGGCGGTGCGGTAAAACCTGAGCTGGTTGATGACAAACTGGAACTTTAA
- a CDS encoding superinfection immunity protein has translation MFDFFFGGILGLISFAISLAFYFLPTIIALAKHRRNTLAIFLLNFFLGWTFIGWVVALVWSVKK, from the coding sequence GTGTTTGACTTTTTCTTTGGCGGAATTTTGGGGCTTATCTCTTTTGCAATTAGCCTGGCATTTTATTTCCTGCCCACCATAATCGCCCTGGCTAAGCACCGCCGCAATACCCTGGCCATTTTCCTGCTGAACTTCTTCCTCGGCTGGACTTTTATCGGCTGGGTAGTCGCTCTTGTCTGGTCAGTGAAAAAGTAA
- a CDS encoding guanylate kinase: MTNWNFNKTEKPLLLIVSGPSGVGKDAVLARMKERKLPLTYIVTTTTRPKRETETEGVDYNFIRPAEFQELISQNELLEWANVYGNFYGVPKAPIRQALSRGSDVIVKVDVQGAASIKKIVPNAVFIFLMPPDMDELTRRLEHRLTESPESLRRRLATAPLEIEKLPDFDYVVVNPEGEIDNAVREIMSIIAAEHCRIQPRLIEL; this comes from the coding sequence ATGACAAACTGGAACTTTAATAAAACTGAAAAACCCCTGCTGTTGATTGTTTCCGGTCCTTCCGGCGTAGGTAAAGATGCAGTTCTGGCCCGTATGAAAGAGCGCAAACTGCCCCTGACCTATATAGTCACCACCACCACCCGCCCCAAACGGGAAACCGAAACCGAGGGAGTTGATTATAATTTTATCAGACCGGCTGAATTTCAAGAGCTTATCAGCCAGAATGAACTGCTGGAATGGGCTAACGTTTACGGAAATTTTTACGGCGTCCCCAAAGCGCCTATCAGGCAAGCCTTATCCCGCGGTTCAGATGTTATTGTAAAAGTGGACGTTCAGGGTGCGGCCAGCATCAAAAAAATAGTGCCGAATGCGGTATTTATTTTCCTGATGCCCCCGGATATGGACGAACTGACCCGCCGTCTGGAACACCGCCTGACCGAATCACCCGAATCCCTCAGACGGCGACTGGCTACTGCCCCGCTCGAAATAGAAAAACTCCCCGACTTTGACTACGTGGTAGTCAACCCAGAGGGGGAGATTGATAATGCTGTCCGTGAGATTATGTCTATTATTGCGGCCGAACACTGCCGCATACAGCCCCGTTTAATTGAACTTTAG
- a CDS encoding sulfide/dihydroorotate dehydrogenase-like FAD/NAD-binding protein, whose product MYTIIERQDLLPKVHLLKIQAPKVAAAAAAGQFVILRVDTEGERFPLTIADWDAQAGTVTVIYMEIGVSTRKLAKLGKGDAILDFAGPLGKPTEIENFGTVVCVSGGFAMATIVPIARAMKEAGNRVISIVGARSKDLFFWHDRLTKYSDEMIVCTDDGSAGIKGLVTEPLRDLLSSDTKLDRVIVIGPSVMMKFCSKTTQPFGVKTIVSLNPIMIDGTGMCGCCRVSLDGQTRFACVDGPEFDGHKVDWDGLLVRQKSYVAEEAVASERCRCKEEGCGNHG is encoded by the coding sequence ATGTATACGATTATTGAGCGGCAGGATTTGTTGCCCAAAGTACACTTGCTGAAGATACAGGCACCTAAAGTAGCGGCTGCGGCGGCTGCCGGACAATTCGTTATCCTCAGGGTTGATACTGAGGGAGAGCGTTTCCCTCTGACTATTGCAGACTGGGACGCTCAAGCAGGAACAGTTACTGTTATCTACATGGAAATAGGTGTTTCCACCCGTAAACTGGCCAAGCTGGGCAAGGGTGATGCTATACTGGATTTTGCAGGTCCTTTGGGTAAGCCTACCGAGATTGAAAATTTCGGGACAGTGGTTTGCGTAAGCGGCGGCTTTGCCATGGCTACCATTGTACCCATTGCCAGAGCTATGAAAGAGGCGGGTAACCGGGTAATAAGTATAGTGGGTGCCCGCAGTAAAGATCTTTTCTTCTGGCATGACCGCCTTACGAAATATTCAGATGAAATGATAGTCTGCACTGATGACGGTTCTGCCGGCATCAAAGGGTTAGTTACCGAACCTTTGCGTGACCTGCTTTCTTCAGATACCAAACTAGACCGGGTAATAGTAATAGGCCCCAGTGTTATGATGAAATTCTGCTCAAAAACCACCCAGCCTTTCGGGGTGAAAACAATTGTCAGCCTTAACCCCATAATGATAGACGGAACCGGAATGTGCGGCTGTTGCCGGGTCAGTCTGGACGGGCAGACCCGTTTTGCCTGTGTGGACGGACCGGAGTTTGACGGGCATAAAGTGGATTGGGACGGGTTGCTGGTACGCCAGAAGTCCTATGTGGCTGAAGAGGCTGTGGCCTCCGAGAGATGCCGCTGCAAGGAAGAGGGGTGCGGAAACCATGGCTAA
- a CDS encoding inorganic phosphate transporter, with product MPDASFLPYLLIILLAIGFAFVNGTNDTANAIATVVGTRVLSPRKAIIMAAVANLVGVFTGTAVARTIGKGILGPESLTYETVIAGLIAAVIWSVVATRKGLPVSLTHCLVAGLAMAGVAMAGFGSVDWGILLKIIAAVGIAPIMGMAGGYLLMVALLWIFRRSVPSKTNGLFSHLQIFSAAFMAFSHGRSDGQMPMGIIALGTVLYTGNAGLWDAIPLWIIVLSALSISAGTAIGGWRVIQTVGVRMTNLRPINGFAAETAAATVIQIAASIGIPVSSTHAISSAIMGVGATRRLSAVRWGVAGNIVGAWLLTFPICGALGFLVAGLFKLIF from the coding sequence ATGCCTGATGCCTCGTTTTTACCTTATCTTCTTATTATCCTTTTAGCCATAGGTTTTGCCTTTGTAAACGGTACCAACGACACAGCTAATGCCATTGCCACCGTGGTTGGTACGCGTGTTTTGTCTCCCCGCAAGGCTATAATAATGGCGGCGGTTGCCAATCTTGTGGGTGTTTTTACCGGTACGGCTGTGGCCAGGACTATTGGCAAGGGCATACTGGGACCTGAATCACTTACCTATGAAACAGTTATTGCAGGACTTATAGCTGCAGTTATCTGGTCTGTGGTGGCTACCCGTAAGGGGCTTCCCGTAAGTCTGACGCACTGTCTGGTGGCCGGTCTGGCCATGGCCGGTGTGGCTATGGCGGGGTTTGGATCGGTAGATTGGGGTATTCTTTTAAAGATTATTGCGGCTGTAGGTATTGCCCCTATTATGGGTATGGCAGGTGGTTACCTGCTTATGGTTGCCTTGCTTTGGATATTCAGACGGAGTGTTCCCTCCAAGACTAATGGGCTTTTTTCCCACCTTCAAATATTTTCAGCCGCTTTCATGGCTTTCAGCCACGGGCGGAGTGACGGGCAGATGCCTATGGGTATTATTGCTCTGGGTACAGTGCTTTATACCGGTAATGCCGGTCTCTGGGACGCTATACCGCTTTGGATTATTGTTCTTTCGGCTTTGTCTATCAGCGCAGGGACGGCTATCGGCGGTTGGAGGGTTATCCAGACAGTGGGCGTGCGTATGACTAACCTTAGGCCGATAAATGGTTTTGCGGCTGAAACTGCTGCCGCTACAGTTATCCAGATAGCGGCTTCAATAGGTATTCCTGTGTCAAGCACCCATGCCATTTCTTCGGCTATTATGGGGGTGGGAGCTACCCGCAGGCTTTCTGCAGTACGCTGGGGTGTGGCGGGAAATATTGTGGGGGCGTGGCTGCTCACCTTTCCTATATGCGGTGCGCTGGGTTTTTTGGTGGCTGGTTTGTTTAAACTTATTTTCTAA